GAGGCATTCCAGCGTTCGGGCATCAAGCCGGACTGGATGATCATGGAAGTGCTCCCGGTCCTGCCGCCGGAGCTGCGTCCGCTCGTCCCGCTGGACGGCGGCCGTTTCGCGACCTCCGACCTGAACGACCTGTATCGCCGCGTCATCAACCGTAATAACCGCCTGAAGCGCCTGATGGAACTGCGCGCGCCGGAAATCATTACGCGTAACGAGAAGCGCATGCTGCAGGAAGCGGTGGACTCGCTGCTGGACAACGGCCGTCGCGGCAAAGCGATGACCGGCGCCAACAAGCGTCCGCTGAAGTCGCTGGCTGAAATGATCAAGGGTAAGGGCGGCCGCTTCCGTCAGAACCTGCTGGGCAAGCGCGTCGACTACTCGGGCCGTTCGGTCATCGTGGTGGGTCCGCAGCTGAAACTGCACCAGTGCGGCCTGCCGAAGCTGATGGCCCTGGAACTGTTCAAGCCCTTCATCTTCAACAAGCTGGAACTGATGGGTCTCGCGACCACCATCAAGGCTGCGAAGAAGCTGGTCGAGCAGCAGGAACCGGTGGTCTGGGACATCCTGGAAGAAGTCATCAAAGAGCACCCGGTCATGCTGAACCGTGCGCCGACCCTGCACCGTCTGGGTATCCAGGCGTTCGAGCCGGTGCTGATCGAAGGCAAGGCGATCCAGCTGCACCCGCTGGTCTGCGCGGCGTTCAACGCCGACTTCGACGGTGACCAGATGGCAGTCCACGTCCCGCTGTCGATCGAAGCGCAGATGGAAGCCCGCACCCTGATGCTGGCCTCGAACAACATCCTGTTCCCGTCGAACGGCGAGCCGTCGATCGTCCCGTCGCAGGATATCGTGCTGGGTCTGTACTACGCGACCCGCGAAGCGATCAACGCCAAGGGCGAGGGCATGCTGTTCCCGGACGTGTCGGAAGTCCTCCGCGCGTACGACAACAAGGAAGTCGAACTGGCGACCCGCATCACCGTGCGTATCGTCGAGTTCCCGAAGAACGAGCAGGGCGGTTTCGACCAGACCCTGACCCGCTACGAGACCACGGTCGGCCGTGCGATCCTGTCCGAGATCCTGCCGAAAGGCCTGCCGTTCTCGGTGCTGAACCGCGCGCTGAAGAAGAAAGAGATCTCGAAGCTGATCAACACGTCGTTCCGCAAGTGCGGCCTGCGTGCGACCGTCGTGTTTGCCGACAAGCTGATGCAGTCGGGCTTCCGCCTGGCGACCCGCGCCGGTATCTCGATCGCCGTGGACGACATGCTGATCCCGGACGTCAAGAAGTCCATGATCGCGACCGCCGAAGCGGAAGTGAAGCAGATCGAGCAGCAGTACGCTTCGGGTCTGGTCACCGCCGGCGAGCGTTACAACAAGGTCGTCGACATCTGGGGCAAGACCTCGGACGAAGTCGGCAAGGCGATGATGGACCAGCTGAAGGTGGAACCGGTCGTCAAGCGCGACGGCACCCACGGCACCCAGGAATCGTTCAACGCGATTTACATGATGGCCGACTCGGGCGCCCGTGGTTCGGCAGCCCAGATCCGTCAGCTGGCCGGTATGCGAGGCCTGATGGCGAAGCCGGACGGTTCGATTATCGAAACGCCGATTACCGCGAACTTCCGCGAAGGCCTGAACGTTCTGCAGTACTTCATCTCGACGCACGGCGCCCGTAAGGGTCTGGCCGACACCGCGCTGAAGACCGCGAACTCGGGTTACCTGACCCGCCGCCTGGTCGACGTGACCCAGGATCTGGTGGTGATCGAGGACGATTGCGGCACCACCAACGGCACGCACATGAAGGCGATGGTCGAAGGCGGTGAAGTGATCGAGCCGCTGCGCGACCGTATCCTCGGCCGTGTCGCGGGTACCGACATCGTCAACCCGGAAACCCAGGAAACCCTGTTCGAAGCCGGCACGCTGCTGGATGAAGACATGGTCGAAGAGATCGAGCGCGTCGGTATCGACGAAGTGAAGGTCCGCACCCCGCTGAACTGCGACACCCGTTATGGCCTGTGCGCGAAGTGCTACGGCCGTGACCTGGGCCGCGGCCTGCTGGTGAACAGCGGCGAAGCCGTCGGTGTGGTCGCTGCACAGTCGATCGGTGAGCCGGGTACCCAGCTGACCATGCGTACCTTCCACATCGGTGGTGCGGCATCGCGTGCGGCAGTGGCATCGTCGGTCGAAGCCAAGTCGAACGGTACGGTCCGCTTCACCGCGACCATGCGTTACGTCACCAACGGCAAGGGCGCCCAGATCGTCATTTCGCGTTCCGGCGAAGTGCTGATCACGGACGACCACGGCCGCGAGCGCGAGCGTCACAAGGTGCCGTACGGCGCGACCCTGGCGGTGCATGACGGCATGGTGGTGAAAGCCGGCCTGCCGCTAGCAACCTGGGATCCGCTGACCCGTCCGATCATCACGGAATACGGCGGCACGATCAAGTTCGAAAACGTGGAAGAGGGCGTCACCGTCGCTCGCCAGGTGGACGAAGTGACCGGCCTGTCGACCCTGGTGGCGATCGATCCGAAGCGCCGCGGTTCGGGCAAGACCCTGCGTCCGCAGGTCAAGCTGCTGAACGAAGAAGGCCAGGAAGTGAAGATCGCCGGCACCGAGCACGCCGTGACGATCGGCTTCCAGGTCGGCGCGCTGATCATGGTCAAGGACGGCCAGCAGGCGTCGGTGGGTGAAGTGCTTGCACGTATCCCGACCGAGTCGCAGAAGACCCGTGACATTACCGGTGGTCTGCCGCGCGTTGCCGAGCTGTTCGAAGCCCGTTCGCCGAAAGATGCCGGCATGCTGGCGGAAGTCACCGGTACGGTCGCCTTCGGTAAAGAGACCAAGGGCAAGCAGCGCCTGGAAATCACCGACATGGACGGCAACAAGCACGAGTTCCTGATTACCAAGGACAAGCAAGTGCTGGTGCACGACGGCCAGGTGGTGAACAAGGGCGAGATGATCGTGGACGGCCCGGCCGATCCGCAAGACATCCTGCGCCTGCTGGGTATCGAAGCGTTGGCCCGCTACATCGTCGACGAAGTGCAGGACGTGTACCGTCTGCAGGGCGTGAAGATCAACGACAAGCACATCGAGGTGATCGTTCGCCAGATGCTGCGCCGTGTCCAGATCGTCGAAGCCGGCGACACCGACTACATCGTCGGCGAGCAGGTCGAGCGTTCGGAACTGCTGGAAGCGAACGACCGTATCGAAGCCGCGGGCAAGCTGCCGGCGACCTACGAGAACGTCCTGCTGGGTATTACCAAGGCATCGCTGTCGACCGACTCGTTCATCTCGGCCGCATCGTTCCAGGAAACCACCCGCGTGCTGACCGAAGCGGCGATCATGGGCAAGCGCGACGGTCTGCGCGGCCTGAAGGAAAACGTCATCGTCGGCCGCCTGATCCCTGGCGGTACCGGCCTGGCCTTCCACCGCGCCCGCAAGGAAAAAGAAGCGTGGGAAGCGGAAGAGCGCCAGCAGCTGCTGCAGCAGGAGAAGGCCAACATGGCTGCCGAACTGCAGGCGATGGAAGACCAGCAGCAGGCTGCGGCTTCGATCGAGCAGCATCATGGCGATGGCGAGTGATTCTTGCTCCAGCCTTAGCTGAATAAGCTAATGAAAACGGCACCTGAGGGTGCCGTTTTTTTATGTCTGTCAGCACGCCTACCTGTCAGCAGCGACAGGGCAAAGTCATGCGCAAAGATGCTAACGTTGAGCAAAGAACCCCGAACGGCAAACATGGCTGAACAAACCGCACTGATCATCATCGACATGCAGAAGGGTATGCAGGGCAGCGCCCTTCCACCTAGGAACAACCCGGCCGCAGAAGACAACATCGCCCGTCTGCATACCGCCTGGCGCGCCGCGGCATGGCCCGTGATCAGCGTGCGCCACATCAGCCGTTCCCCGGCGTCGGTATTCGCACCCGGCCAGAGTGGCGTCGAGTTCCAGGAGCGATTCATGCCGCTGGCGCACGAACACGTCGTCGAAAAGAACGTCCCCGATGCGTTCATCAATACCGGCCTCGAACGCTGGCTGCATGCGCGCGGTATCCGGCAACTGGTGATCGTTGGTGTGAGCACCAACAATTCGGTGGAGGCGAGCGCGCGTACGGCCGGCAACCTGGGCTTTGCGGCGGTGGTCGTCGCCGATGCCTGCTTCAGCTTCGAAAAGCAGGATTTCGGCGGCACCCTGCGGACTGCCGAAGAGGTGCATTTGATGGCGCTCGCCAACCTGCATGGCGAATATGCCCAAGTGATGTCCACTGAAGAGCTCATCGATCAGATGATTTAAGTCTTGGCATATCCAGTTTACAGGACAATAAATTCCTATATACTGGACGCCATGGATATCAACCACCTCATCGCCCAACGCCTGCGCGAACTGCGCGACGCCCAGGGCCTGTCGCTCGCCGCCCTGGCCGAGCGCAGCGGCGTCAGCAAATCCAACATCTCGCTGATCGAACGCGGCGAGAGCAGCGCCACCGCCACCGTCCTCGATAAATTGAGCGCGGCCCTCGGTGTGACGGTCGCCTCGCTGTTCGAGAAGCCGGCGCAAGATATGCCGTCCCCGGTTTCGCGCGCGAAGGGCCAGCCGGTCTGGACCGACCCGGGCTCCGGCTACGTGCGCCGCAACCTGTCGCCCGCTGTCTACTCGCCGATCCAGCTGGTCGAGGTCAGCTTCCCGCCCGGCCAGCGCGTCGCCTACGAGACCAGCGCGCGCGACGTCGACGTCCACCAGCAGGTCTGGATCATCGAGGGGACGATGGACGTCACGGTCGGCGAGACGCTGTGGACGCTCGACCAGGGCGACTGCCTGGCCATGCGCCTCGACCAGCCGATTACCTATCACAACCCGAGCGGCCAGCCGGCGCGCTACCTGGTCGCGCTGGTCACGCAAGCCCACAAACCACCGAGGAGAGAGGCATGAGGAACGATGTCGCCGTACGCCTGCTGGGCGCCGATGAAGCCAGGGAACGCATCGACCGGCTGGCCGACGTGCTGCTCGATTGCGTCGAGGGCGGCGCCTCGGTGAGCTTCATGCTGCCGATGGCGCGCGAGACCGCGCTGCGCTTCTGGCACAAGGTCGCCGACAGCATCGCCCGCGGCGAGCGCACGTTGCTGGTGGCCGAGGATCGGGACGGCATCGTCGGCACCGTCCAGCTGATCACGGACATGCCGGAAAACCAGCCGCACCGCGCCGACGTCGCCAAGCTGCTGGTGCACCGGCGCGCCCGCGGCGCCGGGATCGGCCGGCAGCTGATGGAAGCGGTGGAAGCGGCGGCGCGCGGGCAGGGCAGGCGCGTACTGGTGCTCGACACGGCCAGCGAGACCGCCGAGCGCTTATATGAACGCCTGGGCTGGCGGCGCGTTGGCGTGGTGCCGGATTATGCCTTCATGCCGGATGGCGCGCTGTGTGCTACGACTTTCTTCTACAAGCACGTTTGAGAGGCATCGTCAGCAGACAATCCCGCCAATACTCTTCCCGCTGCGCAGGTCGAAGCCGAAATTGCACGAGTACTCCCCTTCAGCGGACCGCATGCAGAACAGCTTGTCGTCATCCTTCGCGCGTACCCGCGTTCCGCTGCCTGCAGTGCATACGTCCTTTTTGTCCGGACCGAGTGCGTCGAACAGCTCGCGGGCTGCCCCGCCGGCGATGGAAAACATCACTTTCTTGTCTTTCGCGGTCGGCGCCACCGGATCGCCTAATCCCCCGCCATAGATGCGGTAGACGCCCTCGAGTTTGCGATGTTCCCCGAGCGCCTGGTCGGCGCCAATGGCCGCCGCTGCTGCACCGAGCATCAGGGTAAAAACGACAGCAGCTTTTTTCATCATTTCGCTCCCAAAAGTTGGATATGAAAATGGTCGTGATGGCCCTTGGCAGGAGTGACGTGCGGGATCGCCAGATCGTTGAACAATACGACTTTCAGCGCCGCGTTTTTCCTGAAGAGGGCGATCAATTTTGTCGTGGCTTCCCTGTCGTACTGGGCATCATGGATGGAACAGGGTAGACGACGACCGTCCTTGCGCACAGGTCGGACGTCGACCTCGAGGCCACTGCGATGGGTCGCGTGATCGGGATGCTTGACGCCATCTGCCAGGCTGATATTGCCGACTCCGAATTTTCGCTCGTCGATCGCCGCCCATGCCTCGGCTACCAACCCGATCAGCGTCATCAGCCGTGGATGCGCATACTGGCTGCGTCCCTGATCGGGAGTGCCGTAGGTGTAGTAACCGCCGCCTTCGTATCCTTGCGGAAGCATGAAAAACTTTCGTGCATCTTGAACGGGTGGAGTAGGCATAGGATGTCCTTTTAAGGAAATAACAGCCAACAATTTTTCGCCAGAACGCCTCCCCAAGCGGTGAGCAGGCTCAAGCTCCTCCCGTCCGCCCTCATCCATTGCATTGTCATACACTATCCCCGCTCCACCTTCCCACCTGAAAGGAGACGGTCATGAACACACATACCAAAACCGCCCTGCTGGCCTGCACCCTTGCCGCAGCCCTGGCTGGCACGGCCAGCGCCCAGACCACACCCACGGGCCCGTCCGCGAAGGCGGCCCAGACCCCGGTGCCGGCCGCGGCGGGCGCCGGCGGCCAGCTGCAAGCCCCGATGACCCTGGTAAGCGCCGGCGGCACCGGCAAGATGATCGGCGTCGTCTCCATCAGCGAATCCCCGAACGGGCTGGTGTTCACGCCCAAGCTGACCGACCTGCCGGCGGGGCCGCATGGCTACCACGTGCACGAGAACGGCAGCTGCGGCGTCAACGAAAAGGATGGACAGAAGGTCGCGGCCGGGGCTGCCGGCGGGCATTTCGACCCGCATGGCACCAAGCAGCACCTCGGCCCTGCCGGGAACGGCCACCTGGGCGACCTGCCGCCGCTGGTGGTGGGCGCCGACGGCCGGGCCAGCGTGCCGGTGACGGCGCCGCATCTCAAGACCCTGGCGGAAGTCAAGGGCAAGGCCCTGATGATCCACGCCGGCGGCGACAACTATGCCGACAAGCCGGCGCCGCTGGGCGGCGGGGGCGCGCGCATCGCCTGCGGCGTGATCCAGTAAGCACGGCAGTCGGCAGGCCGCCACACCCGGCCGGGGAAAGTTGCAAATTGTTCACTGATGCATGCATGTATTTAACAATGCCTGCTATGATGGTTAGCTGAGCCGACCGCCCAGCTCTGACCTGCTTGCGAATACTATGCCCTGGCCTTTCGATCCTGCCGCGTCCGGCGACGTCCCGCTCCCCAACGTCAGCGAGATGGAGATGCGCATGCGGCGCCATCCGTGGGAGACGACTGCCGTCGGTCCCGTCGATCGCTGGCCGTCCAGCCTCAAGCTGACGGTGCGTTCGCTGCTCGATTGCCGGATGCCGATGTGCCTGGCCTGGGGCGAGGACAATCTCCAGTTCTTCAACGACGCCTACCTGCGCATCCTCGGCAACAAGCAGGGTGCGGCGCTGGGCCAGGATGCGCGCGTGACCTGGGCCGAGATCTGGCCGCTCATGGCCCCGATGTGGCATCGCGCCCAACGCGGCGAACCGGTCGGCGCCGACAAGCTGGAGCTGACCATCAATCGCTACGGCTACCCCGAAACCTGCTGGTTCAATTATTCGTACAGCCCGGTCTACGACGACGCACGCCGGGTCGCGGGCGTGCTGGTCACCCTGATCGAGACCACCGAAGCCGTGATGGCGGAGCGCCGCCAGGCCTTCCAGCTCGAACTGGCCGACATCGTGCGCCGTGAAACCGAAGCCGACGCGCTGCTGCGCGCTTGCGGACGCCACGTGAGCAGCTATGCCGCCGGCGTGGCGGCGATCTATGCGACGGTCGATCACGAATCGCATGCGGCCCTGATCCGCGAACAGTGGCGCGACGGCGCGCCCGACGGCGGGGCCGGACGTACCGTGCCGCTCGAGATGCTGGCCTTCGGGCGCGCATCCGCGCTGCTGCGCGGCGAGACCGTGTGCGTGTCGGACGTCGCCGGCGAGGGCATTCCGGGCTTCGAAGCGTGGCTGTCGCAGGGCATCGGCGCCGGCATCGCCGTGCCGCTGATGGATGGCGACCGGCTCGAGGCGGTGATGGCGCTGCAGGTCCCGGCTGCGCGGCATTGGGACCCGGCCGAGATGCGCCTGATGGAAGACGGGGTCCACCGCA
This window of the Massilia sp. WG5 genome carries:
- the rpoC gene encoding DNA-directed RNA polymerase subunit beta', which produces MKALLDLFKQVQQNESFDAIKIGLASPEKIRSWSYGEVKKPETINYRTFKPERDGLFCAKIFGPIKDYECLCGKYKRLKHRGVICEKCGVEVTLAKVRRERMGHIELASPVAHIWFLKSLPSRLGMVLDMTLRDIERVLYFEAYVVTDPGMTPLKKCQIMSEDDYAAKYEEYGDDFTAFMGAEGIRELLRSIDIDREAEALRVELKESKSEAKIKKYAKRLKVLEAFQRSGIKPDWMIMEVLPVLPPELRPLVPLDGGRFATSDLNDLYRRVINRNNRLKRLMELRAPEIITRNEKRMLQEAVDSLLDNGRRGKAMTGANKRPLKSLAEMIKGKGGRFRQNLLGKRVDYSGRSVIVVGPQLKLHQCGLPKLMALELFKPFIFNKLELMGLATTIKAAKKLVEQQEPVVWDILEEVIKEHPVMLNRAPTLHRLGIQAFEPVLIEGKAIQLHPLVCAAFNADFDGDQMAVHVPLSIEAQMEARTLMLASNNILFPSNGEPSIVPSQDIVLGLYYATREAINAKGEGMLFPDVSEVLRAYDNKEVELATRITVRIVEFPKNEQGGFDQTLTRYETTVGRAILSEILPKGLPFSVLNRALKKKEISKLINTSFRKCGLRATVVFADKLMQSGFRLATRAGISIAVDDMLIPDVKKSMIATAEAEVKQIEQQYASGLVTAGERYNKVVDIWGKTSDEVGKAMMDQLKVEPVVKRDGTHGTQESFNAIYMMADSGARGSAAQIRQLAGMRGLMAKPDGSIIETPITANFREGLNVLQYFISTHGARKGLADTALKTANSGYLTRRLVDVTQDLVVIEDDCGTTNGTHMKAMVEGGEVIEPLRDRILGRVAGTDIVNPETQETLFEAGTLLDEDMVEEIERVGIDEVKVRTPLNCDTRYGLCAKCYGRDLGRGLLVNSGEAVGVVAAQSIGEPGTQLTMRTFHIGGAASRAAVASSVEAKSNGTVRFTATMRYVTNGKGAQIVISRSGEVLITDDHGRERERHKVPYGATLAVHDGMVVKAGLPLATWDPLTRPIITEYGGTIKFENVEEGVTVARQVDEVTGLSTLVAIDPKRRGSGKTLRPQVKLLNEEGQEVKIAGTEHAVTIGFQVGALIMVKDGQQASVGEVLARIPTESQKTRDITGGLPRVAELFEARSPKDAGMLAEVTGTVAFGKETKGKQRLEITDMDGNKHEFLITKDKQVLVHDGQVVNKGEMIVDGPADPQDILRLLGIEALARYIVDEVQDVYRLQGVKINDKHIEVIVRQMLRRVQIVEAGDTDYIVGEQVERSELLEANDRIEAAGKLPATYENVLLGITKASLSTDSFISAASFQETTRVLTEAAIMGKRDGLRGLKENVIVGRLIPGGTGLAFHRARKEKEAWEAEERQQLLQQEKANMAAELQAMEDQQQAAASIEQHHGDGE
- a CDS encoding cysteine hydrolase family protein — protein: MAEQTALIIIDMQKGMQGSALPPRNNPAAEDNIARLHTAWRAAAWPVISVRHISRSPASVFAPGQSGVEFQERFMPLAHEHVVEKNVPDAFINTGLERWLHARGIRQLVIVGVSTNNSVEASARTAGNLGFAAVVVADACFSFEKQDFGGTLRTAEEVHLMALANLHGEYAQVMSTEELIDQMI
- a CDS encoding helix-turn-helix domain-containing protein gives rise to the protein MDINHLIAQRLRELRDAQGLSLAALAERSGVSKSNISLIERGESSATATVLDKLSAALGVTVASLFEKPAQDMPSPVSRAKGQPVWTDPGSGYVRRNLSPAVYSPIQLVEVSFPPGQRVAYETSARDVDVHQQVWIIEGTMDVTVGETLWTLDQGDCLAMRLDQPITYHNPSGQPARYLVALVTQAHKPPRREA
- a CDS encoding GNAT family N-acetyltransferase; this encodes MRNDVAVRLLGADEARERIDRLADVLLDCVEGGASVSFMLPMARETALRFWHKVADSIARGERTLLVAEDRDGIVGTVQLITDMPENQPHRADVAKLLVHRRARGAGIGRQLMEAVEAAARGQGRRVLVLDTASETAERLYERLGWRRVGVVPDYAFMPDGALCATTFFYKHV
- a CDS encoding penicillin-insensitive murein endopeptidase; the encoded protein is MPTPPVQDARKFFMLPQGYEGGGYYTYGTPDQGRSQYAHPRLMTLIGLVAEAWAAIDERKFGVGNISLADGVKHPDHATHRSGLEVDVRPVRKDGRRLPCSIHDAQYDREATTKLIALFRKNAALKVVLFNDLAIPHVTPAKGHHDHFHIQLLGAK
- the sodC gene encoding superoxide dismutase family protein, coding for MNTHTKTALLACTLAAALAGTASAQTTPTGPSAKAAQTPVPAAAGAGGQLQAPMTLVSAGGTGKMIGVVSISESPNGLVFTPKLTDLPAGPHGYHVHENGSCGVNEKDGQKVAAGAAGGHFDPHGTKQHLGPAGNGHLGDLPPLVVGADGRASVPVTAPHLKTLAEVKGKALMIHAGGDNYADKPAPLGGGGARIACGVIQ